From the genome of Sphingobacterium kitahiroshimense, one region includes:
- the rplT gene encoding 50S ribosomal protein L20 has product MPRSVNAVASRRRRKKILKLAKGYYGSRSKVYTIAKNTVEKGLQYAYRDRKTKKREFRALWIQRINAGARQQGLSYSVLIGKLNAKNIGLNRKVLADLALNNPDAFKAVIDAVK; this is encoded by the coding sequence ATGCCACGTTCGGTTAACGCAGTTGCTTCGAGAAGAAGACGTAAAAAAATCCTTAAATTAGCGAAAGGCTATTATGGATCACGTAGCAAAGTATATACTATTGCTAAAAATACAGTAGAAAAAGGTTTACAGTACGCTTACCGCGACCGTAAAACCAAAAAACGCGAGTTTAGAGCTTTATGGATTCAACGTATTAACGCTGGAGCCCGTCAACAAGGATTATCTTATTCAGTGTTGATTGGTAAATTAAATGCTAAAAATATTGGTTTAAACCGTAAGGTTTTAGCTGATTTAGCTTTAAACAACCCAGATGCTTTCAAAGCAGTTATTGACGCAGTAAAATAG
- the nhaA gene encoding Na+/H+ antiporter NhaA, which yields MSKLINLKIFKQFLQSSNIGGILLFICVILSLILANSPLADSFSKLLNTTLGFETDHIQLNYSVLLWINDGLMAIFFLLVGLEIKRELVEGELSSPKKALLPILAAVGGAILPALIYLFINKGLPTEHGWGIPMATDIAFALAVITLLGNRVPASLKIFLAALAIVDDLLAILVIALFYSGDLHYNYLFIALGIFAFLLLLNFFGVKKIWAYLIPGVFIWYFIHHSGIHATIAGVLVALSLPTNATDDESPLEKLEHILTSPVNFIIIPLFAIANTNITIQSEMVHGLTTALGIGIIGGLLVGKSVGILGISFIATKLKLCTLPEGANWKHIFGVGLLGGIGFTMSIFVSILAFTDPMLIEEAKFAVLIGSLFSGAIGYLFLASVGKKTA from the coding sequence ATGTCAAAATTAATTAATCTAAAAATTTTCAAGCAGTTTTTACAGTCTAGTAATATTGGCGGTATTCTGTTATTTATCTGTGTTATTCTTTCTTTAATATTAGCCAATAGTCCCTTAGCAGATTCATTCAGTAAGCTATTAAATACAACTCTAGGTTTTGAAACAGATCATATTCAGTTAAACTATTCGGTACTGCTTTGGATTAACGATGGTTTGATGGCAATATTTTTCCTTTTGGTAGGTTTAGAGATCAAGCGTGAATTGGTAGAGGGTGAATTATCTTCTCCAAAGAAAGCATTACTCCCCATATTAGCTGCTGTGGGTGGAGCTATTTTACCAGCCCTTATTTATTTGTTTATTAATAAAGGATTACCAACTGAGCATGGTTGGGGTATCCCTATGGCTACAGATATCGCTTTCGCCTTGGCTGTGATTACATTATTGGGTAATCGGGTTCCGGCAAGTCTAAAAATCTTTTTAGCGGCTTTAGCAATCGTTGATGATTTGTTGGCTATTTTAGTTATTGCATTGTTTTATAGCGGCGATCTGCATTATAATTATTTATTCATTGCATTAGGAATTTTTGCTTTCTTATTGTTGCTTAATTTTTTTGGAGTAAAAAAAATATGGGCCTATTTGATACCAGGAGTATTTATCTGGTATTTTATTCATCATTCAGGGATACATGCCACCATTGCGGGGGTATTGGTAGCACTATCATTACCAACAAATGCAACAGACGATGAATCACCGTTAGAAAAATTGGAACATATACTCACTTCTCCCGTCAATTTTATCATTATCCCTTTATTTGCAATCGCAAATACCAATATTACTATACAAAGTGAAATGGTGCACGGATTGACCACTGCTTTGGGTATTGGTATAATAGGCGGTTTATTGGTTGGAAAATCTGTTGGGATATTAGGGATATCTTTCATTGCTACGAAATTAAAGTTATGTACGTTGCCTGAAGGTGCAAATTGGAAACATATTTTTGGAGTAGGTTTACTAGGCGGTATAGGGTTTACGATGTCTATCTTTGTATCTATATTAGCTTTTACTGATCCCATGCTTATTGAAGAAGCAAAATTTGCAGTACTCATCGGATCTTTATTTTCAGGAGCAATCGGCTATTTATTTTTAGCAAGTGTTGGTAAAAAGACAGCATAG
- the hisG gene encoding ATP phosphoribosyltransferase has translation MKNLKIAIQKSGRLNEKSVQLLKNCGLDFENYKSSLITTVSNFPLEILFLRDDDIPGYVEQGIADLGIVGENVIDETESEVNYLQRLGFGKCTLKLAVQKDSDIKDLRDLNGKSIATSYPVILKKFLDEYRIEADIQMISGSVEIAPGLGLSDAICDIVSTGGTLKNNGLKQFADVRKSEAILIGRPGLEDNEILAELLQRIQSVLMAKETKYVVLNVEKVNLPTITGLLHGVKSPTVVPLAEEGWVAVHTVISEDDFWGKINKLKSAGAQGIVVMPIEKIIM, from the coding sequence TTGAAAAATCTTAAAATTGCTATCCAAAAATCGGGTAGATTAAACGAAAAATCAGTTCAATTACTTAAAAACTGTGGTCTCGACTTCGAAAATTATAAAAGTTCTTTAATAACAACCGTTTCCAATTTCCCTCTTGAAATTCTTTTCCTTCGTGATGATGATATTCCAGGATATGTAGAGCAAGGAATTGCTGATCTCGGAATAGTTGGTGAAAATGTCATTGATGAAACTGAATCTGAAGTTAATTATCTACAACGTCTCGGTTTTGGAAAATGTACTTTAAAACTAGCTGTTCAAAAAGATAGTGATATTAAAGATTTAAGAGATCTTAATGGAAAATCTATTGCAACTTCTTATCCTGTTATTTTAAAGAAATTTTTAGATGAATACCGCATCGAGGCAGATATTCAGATGATATCAGGATCTGTTGAAATTGCACCTGGCTTAGGGTTGAGTGACGCTATATGTGATATTGTCTCTACGGGCGGAACCCTTAAAAATAATGGATTAAAACAGTTTGCCGATGTCCGTAAGTCTGAAGCAATTCTTATCGGTCGTCCAGGATTGGAGGATAACGAAATCTTAGCAGAACTTTTACAGCGAATCCAGTCGGTGTTAATGGCAAAAGAAACTAAGTACGTTGTTCTGAATGTTGAGAAAGTTAATTTACCTACTATAACAGGTCTTTTACATGGTGTAAAATCACCGACTGTTGTTCCTTTAGCAGAAGAAGGTTGGGTTGCCGTTCATACCGTTATTTCAGAAGATGATTTCTGGGGTAAGATCAACAAGCTAAAGTCTGCAGGTGCCCAAGGAATTGTGGTCATGCCGATCGAAAAAATTATTATGTAG
- the infC gene encoding translation initiation factor IF-3: MALKRPGGPRPPMRKKEPDHRINELIRVPEVRLVGDNVETGVYPTRKALELADELELDLVEISPNAVPPVCKIIDYSKFVYEQKKKQKEIKANAKQTVIKEIRFGPNTSEHDFDFKLKHAIKFLESGEKVRAYVHFKGRAIVHKEQGEILLLRFAQALEEVGKVELLPKLEGKRMFLTLAPKLVAKK; encoded by the coding sequence TTGGCATTAAAAAGACCAGGTGGTCCTAGACCACCAATGAGGAAGAAAGAACCAGATCACCGCATTAATGAACTAATCCGTGTGCCTGAGGTACGTTTGGTAGGTGACAATGTGGAAACAGGAGTATATCCTACACGTAAAGCTTTAGAGCTTGCAGATGAATTGGAACTTGATTTAGTTGAGATTTCGCCAAATGCTGTTCCGCCGGTTTGTAAAATTATCGACTACAGTAAATTTGTTTACGAGCAAAAGAAGAAACAAAAAGAAATCAAAGCTAATGCAAAACAAACTGTTATTAAGGAAATCCGTTTCGGACCTAATACCAGTGAACATGATTTTGACTTCAAATTGAAACATGCGATCAAATTTCTTGAAAGCGGTGAAAAAGTTCGTGCTTACGTACACTTTAAAGGCCGTGCAATTGTACACAAAGAACAAGGAGAGATCCTGTTATTGCGTTTTGCACAAGCGTTAGAAGAAGTAGGTAAAGTAGAATTATTACCGAAATTAGAAGGAAAACGTATGTTTTTAACTTTGGCGCCTAAATTGGTAGCTAAAAAATAA
- a CDS encoding 7-carboxy-7-deazaguanine synthase QueE translates to MSHQVPEDGTLLPLMEEFYTIQGEGFHTGKAAYFIRLGGCDVGCHWCDVKESWDATLHPLTSADQIIENAKKYPAKTVVITGGEPLIYNLDYLTRGLHAAGIQTFIETSGAYPLSGEWDWICLSPKKFKAPRKDVLEAAGELKVIVFNKSDFEWAEEHSKLVNNDCKLYLQPEWSKYPEMTPLIIDHVKDNPKWNISLQTHKYLNIP, encoded by the coding sequence ATGTCACATCAAGTTCCAGAAGACGGCACTTTACTTCCGTTGATGGAAGAGTTCTATACAATTCAGGGAGAGGGATTTCACACAGGAAAAGCTGCATATTTTATTCGATTGGGAGGATGTGATGTGGGGTGTCACTGGTGTGATGTTAAAGAAAGCTGGGATGCCACTTTACACCCGCTTACTTCTGCTGATCAGATTATTGAAAATGCAAAAAAATATCCTGCAAAGACAGTTGTCATCACTGGAGGAGAACCTTTAATCTACAATTTGGATTACTTAACAAGAGGTCTTCACGCAGCTGGAATTCAAACTTTTATAGAGACATCTGGTGCCTATCCACTAAGTGGCGAATGGGATTGGATCTGTCTTTCTCCAAAGAAATTTAAAGCTCCAAGAAAAGATGTTTTAGAAGCTGCCGGTGAATTAAAAGTCATTGTTTTTAATAAAAGTGATTTTGAATGGGCTGAAGAACATTCTAAATTAGTAAACAACGACTGTAAATTATATTTGCAACCTGAATGGTCCAAATATCCTGAAATGACCCCACTGATCATTGATCATGTCAAAGATAATCCTAAATGGAATATCTCACTTCAGACACATAAATATTTGAACATCCCTTAA
- a CDS encoding tetratricopeptide repeat protein has translation MKFQDLVNLYEEGRYEDCLSELEVFLVLNPQDIPTLILKATVLKELDFQNSEEDSKELLLEDFQEVITIYKSILEIEPNNEAALFGLLETTRFFYKDLDYDEYASYIDRLSIHEDELENVCRFKADLNYLHEKFNESIGNINELLSIYEVLYAHDRISKCALLTESLLFKAMILRENLDQHQQALAEFKKYKHDILSNNVLLYLDIGQLAMEYHDYDMIGWAGTKAVLYGNEDPELDAEIFKFYEQVIDLLNGGLENKQCIYFAIMVQRNFREELGLDLSDPLIEAKRYIDLNPDWFVPYHFAGTYILEGGNYEEALPYLVKAVELGGFSVTIYRYILTYYEVHKQLPVVLNWPEDGPIDYFNSGCEFSEFENSIGSPILDMALLNYRLQFFERAYLAFKAYFHENKFEANYFINHQLMSMCCNNYALALSSKRKYDEVIEICKEGLTYSRFWELYNTMADAYFEKNEFEDALINYHELLDDSFKEFDLPNYLRISAYVTKCEFKLGYIKEAEERLKTISREYDELIQSSEYAEYDEEDLFVTRQAYMEIQNARFDLINHRGDSETLKDWQKELESKPDDASNWYMLMQNYFQLEQYEQCIACANNYEATKPIQEMALIDYRKLHYLRGKSYFLTANYTAALQDLLVAYSSTKATLEEEESHGDFHLILLHLIRTYFHLNDWNNVIRIAQESDEMYKSQNWEEDDDWCEMLLMSAEASFELNDTESGKQKIQNILKFFPKHEKALEKKKEWSSGWFSWLKK, from the coding sequence ATGAAGTTTCAAGATTTAGTTAATTTGTATGAAGAAGGAAGATATGAGGATTGTTTGTCCGAATTAGAAGTTTTTCTGGTACTGAATCCTCAAGATATTCCCACACTAATTTTAAAAGCTACTGTACTTAAAGAACTTGATTTTCAAAATTCAGAAGAAGATAGTAAGGAATTATTATTAGAAGATTTTCAGGAAGTTATTACAATTTATAAATCTATTCTTGAAATAGAGCCCAATAATGAGGCCGCTCTTTTTGGTTTGTTGGAAACAACACGATTCTTTTATAAAGATCTAGATTACGATGAGTATGCATCGTATATAGATAGGTTGAGTATTCATGAAGATGAACTGGAGAACGTATGCCGTTTTAAAGCTGATTTAAATTATTTGCATGAAAAGTTTAATGAATCTATAGGTAATATCAATGAATTATTATCTATTTATGAAGTGCTATACGCCCATGATCGTATTAGTAAATGTGCTTTGCTAACAGAGAGTTTACTCTTTAAAGCAATGATACTCCGTGAAAATTTAGATCAACATCAACAAGCCTTAGCTGAATTTAAAAAATACAAACATGATATTCTTTCCAATAATGTATTGCTTTACCTAGACATAGGACAGCTTGCAATGGAATATCATGATTATGACATGATCGGTTGGGCCGGTACTAAGGCTGTGTTGTATGGAAATGAAGATCCTGAACTTGACGCAGAGATATTTAAGTTTTATGAACAGGTAATCGATCTATTAAATGGTGGCTTAGAAAACAAGCAATGTATTTACTTTGCGATTATGGTCCAACGTAATTTTCGGGAAGAACTGGGATTGGACTTATCCGATCCTCTTATCGAAGCAAAACGTTATATAGATCTTAATCCAGATTGGTTTGTACCCTATCACTTTGCGGGTACTTATATTCTTGAAGGTGGTAACTATGAAGAAGCTTTGCCCTATCTGGTAAAAGCTGTCGAATTAGGTGGTTTTTCAGTTACTATATACCGTTATATACTCACTTATTACGAAGTTCATAAACAATTGCCCGTCGTATTAAATTGGCCAGAAGATGGACCTATTGACTATTTTAATTCCGGTTGCGAATTTTCAGAATTCGAAAATTCAATTGGCTCACCAATACTCGATATGGCCTTATTGAATTATCGCTTACAGTTTTTTGAAAGAGCATACCTCGCATTTAAAGCTTATTTCCACGAAAATAAATTTGAAGCGAATTACTTCATTAACCATCAGCTCATGTCCATGTGCTGTAATAATTATGCATTAGCGCTGAGCAGTAAACGAAAATATGATGAAGTGATTGAGATCTGTAAAGAAGGACTGACATATAGTAGATTCTGGGAGCTGTATAATACCATGGCAGATGCCTATTTTGAAAAAAATGAATTTGAAGATGCACTAATCAATTATCATGAATTATTGGATGATAGTTTTAAAGAATTTGATTTACCAAACTACCTTCGAATTTCAGCTTATGTAACGAAATGCGAATTTAAGCTCGGGTATATTAAGGAAGCTGAAGAGCGTTTAAAAACAATTTCTCGGGAATATGATGAATTGATTCAATCTTCAGAATATGCTGAATACGATGAGGAAGATTTATTTGTTACACGTCAGGCTTATATGGAAATTCAAAATGCTCGTTTTGATTTAATCAATCATCGTGGAGATTCTGAAACGTTAAAAGATTGGCAGAAAGAGCTGGAAAGCAAACCTGATGATGCTTCAAATTGGTACATGTTAATGCAAAACTATTTCCAATTGGAACAATATGAACAATGTATCGCCTGTGCTAATAATTATGAAGCGACAAAACCCATACAGGAGATGGCATTAATAGATTATCGCAAGTTACATTACCTCAGAGGGAAGTCGTACTTTTTAACTGCAAACTATACAGCAGCATTGCAGGATTTATTGGTGGCGTATAGTTCTACAAAAGCAACTTTGGAAGAAGAGGAATCACATGGTGATTTTCATTTGATACTGCTTCATTTAATCCGTACTTATTTTCATTTAAATGACTGGAACAATGTTATTCGAATTGCTCAAGAGTCTGACGAAATGTATAAAAGTCAGAATTGGGAAGAAGATGATGATTGGTGCGAAATGTTGTTGATGTCTGCCGAAGCTTCATTTGAATTGAATGATACAGAAAGCGGCAAACAAAAAATACAAAATATTCTAAAGTTTTTTCCGAAGCATGAAAAGGCATTAGAGAAAAAGAAAGAATGGAGCTCCGGCTGGTTTAGCTGGTTGAAAAAATAA
- the rpmI gene encoding 50S ribosomal protein L35, translating into MPKVKTNSSAKKRFKLTGTGKIARKNAFKSHILTKKSTKRKRNLTTTSYVSDGDMGNVKRMLAIGK; encoded by the coding sequence ATGCCAAAAGTAAAAACCAATTCCAGCGCTAAAAAACGTTTTAAGCTTACTGGAACAGGTAAAATCGCAAGAAAAAACGCTTTCAAAAGCCACATCTTGACAAAAAAGAGCACAAAACGTAAACGTAACTTAACAACAACAAGTTATGTATCTGATGGCGATATGGGCAACGTTAAACGTATGCTTGCTATCGGTAAATAA
- a CDS encoding Gfo/Idh/MocA family oxidoreductase produces the protein MDVGIKILVVGCGNMGASHARAYHDLPGFEIVGLVSRGESKSRLNKSLQAAYPEFDDFEEALLQTKPNAVCISTYPDTHENYAIRSFEAGAHVFLEKPLADTVLGAQNVIDAAIKYNKKLVVGYILRYHPSWKKFIAISRKMGTPLVMRMNLNQQSHGYMWDVHRNLMNSLSPIVDCGVHYIDVMCQMTDAKPVRVSAIGARLTNDIPETNYNYGQLQLHFDDGSVGWYEAGWGPMVSQTAFFVKDVFGPKGAVSIVPNHAVREGVSDSVEAHTKTESIRVHHADIDVNNEFLKADEWIHLEDEPTHQDLCNREQLFFQKAIVEDLDLKKQSEDALNSLRIAFACDQAVKTKSIITL, from the coding sequence ATGGACGTAGGAATTAAGATATTAGTAGTCGGGTGTGGTAACATGGGAGCCTCTCATGCCCGCGCCTATCATGACTTACCGGGTTTTGAAATTGTTGGGCTGGTATCCAGGGGAGAAAGTAAAAGTAGATTGAATAAATCGCTTCAGGCAGCTTATCCTGAATTTGATGATTTTGAAGAGGCGTTACTGCAAACAAAACCAAATGCAGTCTGTATTTCAACCTATCCCGATACGCATGAAAATTATGCAATCAGATCTTTTGAGGCAGGAGCACATGTTTTTCTTGAAAAACCTTTAGCAGATACAGTACTAGGCGCTCAAAATGTTATCGATGCAGCAATAAAGTATAATAAAAAATTGGTGGTAGGATATATTTTACGATATCACCCTTCATGGAAAAAGTTTATCGCAATTAGCCGTAAGATGGGAACACCTTTGGTCATGCGTATGAATCTCAATCAGCAGAGTCATGGTTATATGTGGGATGTACACCGCAATTTAATGAATAGTTTAAGTCCAATAGTAGATTGTGGTGTTCATTATATTGATGTGATGTGTCAAATGACAGACGCTAAGCCTGTTCGAGTTTCCGCTATCGGAGCTCGATTGACAAATGATATACCCGAAACGAATTATAATTATGGACAGCTTCAGTTACATTTTGATGATGGTTCTGTAGGATGGTATGAAGCAGGATGGGGACCTATGGTCAGTCAAACTGCTTTTTTTGTTAAAGATGTGTTTGGCCCTAAAGGGGCGGTATCTATTGTGCCAAATCATGCTGTCAGAGAAGGAGTGTCGGATTCGGTGGAAGCACATACCAAAACAGAATCAATTCGTGTACATCATGCTGATATTGATGTAAATAATGAATTTTTAAAAGCGGATGAATGGATTCATTTAGAAGACGAACCTACACATCAAGATCTTTGTAACAGAGAACAGTTGTTTTTTCAAAAAGCAATTGTAGAGGATTTGGATTTAAAGAAGCAATCGGAAGATGCTTTGAATAGTTTACGTATTGCTTTTGCATGTGACCAAGCTGTGAAAACCAAAAGTATAATAACGTTGTAA
- the thrS gene encoding threonine--tRNA ligase — protein MIKITLPDGSVREYEKGTSAAQVALSISEGLARNVLAAEVNGEIWDSSRPIEEDSAVKLLTWNDTNGKSTFWHSSAHLLAEALEDLYPGIKFGIGPAIETGFYYDVDFGDREFSSDDFKQIEDKMLELAKRKEIFERKAVSKADAIAYFTEKGDEYKLDLIKDLEDGKITFYTQGEFTDLCRGPHIPNTGFIKAIKLTNVAGAYWRGDESRKQLTRIYGVTFPKASELTEYLKFIEEAKKRDHRKLGKELELFAFSEKVGAGLPLWLPKGAALRQKLQDFLQRAQLKSGYEPVMTPHIGNKQLYVTSGHYDKYGEDSFQPIRTPVEDEEFFLKPMNCPHHCEIYKTKPRSYKDLPVRFAEFGTVYRYEQSGELHGLTRVRGFTQDDAHLFCRPDQVKEEFKKVIDLVLYVFKALGFEEYTAQISLRDPENRTKYIGTDENWALAESAIIEAAAEKELSTVVEYGEAAFYGPKLDFMVKDALGRRWQLGTIQVDYNLPERFELEYTGSDNAKHRPVMIHRAPFGSMERFIAVLIEHCAGEFPLWLAPEQFIVLPVSEKYEEYAKNLLESLNNSDIRGLIDLRDEKVGRKIRDAEVKKLPYMLIVGEKEAESGTISVRKHGSVDMGSMTADEFREVLIKEITV, from the coding sequence ATGATTAAAATTACATTACCTGATGGTTCCGTTCGTGAGTACGAAAAAGGAACATCAGCTGCTCAAGTAGCATTGTCAATCTCGGAAGGTTTAGCTAGAAATGTGTTAGCCGCCGAAGTGAATGGAGAGATTTGGGACTCATCTCGTCCTATTGAAGAAGATTCTGCAGTAAAGTTGTTGACCTGGAATGATACAAATGGTAAATCTACCTTTTGGCATTCTTCTGCGCATCTATTAGCAGAGGCATTAGAAGATCTTTACCCAGGTATCAAGTTTGGTATAGGTCCCGCTATTGAGACGGGTTTCTATTATGACGTTGATTTTGGAGATCGTGAATTCTCATCTGATGATTTTAAGCAGATTGAAGATAAGATGCTAGAACTAGCAAAACGTAAAGAAATTTTCGAACGTAAAGCTGTTTCTAAAGCTGATGCTATTGCATATTTTACTGAAAAAGGAGACGAATATAAATTAGATCTGATTAAAGATCTGGAAGATGGAAAGATTACATTCTATACACAGGGAGAATTTACCGATCTATGTCGTGGACCACATATTCCTAATACGGGATTTATCAAAGCGATCAAATTAACAAATGTTGCCGGTGCATACTGGAGAGGTGATGAGTCTCGTAAACAATTGACTCGTATTTATGGGGTAACGTTTCCAAAAGCTTCTGAATTAACAGAATATTTGAAGTTCATTGAAGAAGCAAAAAAGCGTGATCATCGTAAATTAGGTAAGGAATTAGAGTTGTTTGCTTTTTCAGAGAAAGTAGGAGCAGGATTACCATTGTGGTTGCCGAAAGGAGCAGCTTTGCGTCAAAAATTACAAGATTTTTTACAAAGAGCTCAGTTAAAATCAGGTTATGAACCTGTGATGACACCTCATATCGGTAATAAACAATTGTACGTAACTTCTGGGCACTATGATAAATATGGCGAAGATTCATTCCAGCCGATAAGAACTCCAGTTGAAGACGAAGAGTTTTTCTTGAAGCCGATGAACTGTCCACATCACTGTGAGATTTATAAAACAAAGCCACGCTCTTATAAAGATCTTCCTGTACGTTTTGCAGAATTTGGTACGGTTTACCGCTACGAGCAATCTGGAGAATTACATGGTTTGACACGTGTAAGAGGGTTTACACAAGATGATGCACATTTATTCTGTCGCCCAGATCAGGTGAAGGAAGAATTTAAAAAAGTGATTGACTTGGTGTTGTATGTTTTTAAAGCATTAGGTTTTGAAGAGTATACTGCACAGATTTCATTAAGAGATCCAGAAAATCGCACCAAATATATTGGTACCGATGAAAATTGGGCTCTTGCAGAAAGTGCAATTATCGAGGCCGCTGCAGAAAAAGAATTATCGACTGTCGTCGAATATGGCGAGGCAGCTTTCTATGGACCTAAATTGGATTTCATGGTGAAGGATGCTTTGGGACGTAGATGGCAGCTAGGTACTATTCAAGTGGATTATAATTTACCTGAGCGCTTCGAACTGGAGTATACAGGTTCTGATAATGCAAAGCATAGACCAGTGATGATTCATAGAGCACCATTTGGTTCTATGGAGCGTTTTATTGCTGTATTGATCGAACACTGTGCTGGAGAATTTCCATTATGGCTTGCCCCAGAACAATTTATCGTCTTACCAGTGTCAGAAAAATATGAAGAATATGCGAAAAACCTTTTAGAATCGCTAAATAATTCCGATATTCGCGGACTGATAGACTTGCGTGATGAAAAAGTGGGTCGCAAAATCAGAGATGCAGAGGTGAAAAAACTGCCTTATATGTTGATTGTAGGGGAGAAAGAGGCTGAGAGTGGCACGATTTCTGTGCGTAAACATGGTTCAGTAGACATGGGATCCATGACTGCTGACGAATTTAGAGAAGTATTAATTAAAGAAATAACCGTTTAA
- a CDS encoding Gfo/Idh/MocA family protein, translating to MNLENLNRRSFLKKTNTVVLGTALAASSLNLYANSAPKKIKIGLVGCGGRGTGAASQALRADPNVVITAVADIFQDQVDLCLDSLRQISNDQVKVDSKNIFLGFLGFQKLMNTDVDVVLLCSPPNFRPDHLEEAVKKGKHIFCEKPVAVDIPNLKRVFESVKIAKEKNLCLVSGFCFRYATPNREIFQRIKQGDIGDIQSVSTFRFGGELSHKERQAGWSDLEYQLRNWFYFQRYSGDLIVEQAIHSVDMMSWALGDIVPKTIIATGGRQSRELDKFGNVYDHMSIEFDYGNGLKAFHSCRQQNGTDSRNSVDVIGKNGRANLNIPSNFEIYGDKAWKFTGRNNNMYQTQHDELFAAIRDKKVINDGPHLANSTLLAIWSRTAAYTGKAITYDQIMQSTEVLGPTSLEYDWKMQADNRGIPQPGKTPFV from the coding sequence ATGAATTTAGAAAATCTAAATCGCCGTTCTTTTCTAAAGAAAACAAATACCGTAGTTCTGGGGACTGCTCTGGCTGCATCAAGCCTTAATTTGTATGCAAACAGTGCTCCAAAGAAAATTAAGATCGGACTTGTAGGCTGTGGCGGTAGGGGGACAGGGGCCGCTTCTCAAGCATTGCGCGCAGATCCAAATGTCGTCATTACCGCTGTTGCAGATATCTTCCAAGATCAAGTAGACCTATGTTTAGATTCATTAAGACAGATATCAAATGATCAAGTAAAGGTCGATAGCAAAAACATCTTTTTAGGATTTTTAGGATTTCAAAAATTGATGAATACCGATGTGGATGTGGTTTTACTTTGTTCTCCACCAAACTTTAGACCAGATCATTTGGAAGAGGCCGTCAAAAAAGGAAAGCACATCTTTTGCGAAAAACCTGTTGCAGTAGATATTCCAAACTTGAAAAGAGTTTTTGAAAGCGTAAAGATTGCTAAAGAAAAGAATCTCTGTTTGGTAAGTGGTTTCTGTTTTCGGTATGCAACACCAAACCGTGAAATCTTTCAAAGGATAAAACAAGGTGATATTGGTGATATACAATCTGTTTCTACTTTTAGATTTGGAGGAGAGTTAAGTCATAAGGAAAGACAGGCCGGTTGGTCAGATTTAGAGTATCAGTTACGTAATTGGTTCTATTTCCAAAGATATTCTGGCGATCTAATTGTCGAGCAAGCTATACATAGTGTTGATATGATGTCTTGGGCATTAGGAGATATTGTTCCTAAGACTATTATTGCAACTGGAGGAAGACAGTCCCGAGAGTTGGATAAATTCGGCAACGTTTATGATCATATGTCTATTGAATTTGATTATGGAAATGGATTAAAGGCCTTTCATTCTTGTCGTCAACAAAATGGAACTGATTCCCGAAATTCAGTGGACGTCATAGGAAAGAACGGTCGTGCAAACTTAAATATTCCTTCAAACTTCGAGATTTATGGTGACAAAGCGTGGAAGTTTACTGGACGGAACAATAATATGTATCAAACCCAGCATGATGAACTTTTCGCAGCCATCCGTGATAAAAAAGTGATTAACGATGGACCACACCTTGCGAATAGTACCCTACTTGCAATTTGGTCTCGAACGGCCGCTTATACGGGGAAAGCGATTACGTATGATCAGATTATGCAATCGACAGAAGTTTTAGGCCCTACTTCATTAGAATATGATTGGAAAATGCAAGCTGATAATCGCGGGATTCCTCAGCCGGGAAAAACACCATTTGTTTAG